Proteins co-encoded in one Papaver somniferum cultivar HN1 chromosome 5, ASM357369v1, whole genome shotgun sequence genomic window:
- the LOC113280550 gene encoding uncharacterized protein LOC113280550: MDTGNKMNLDGENKSSETYQSVVDLSKSYEAQISINLIDSQTNTRPENQRTSKAMVWVHFPGLSLEYWDEETLFKLSRALGVPVKVDDATLNYQSGYYARVLVEIDLAKTIPNKLWIITKYGCFSRSVVLTNLPKFCWKCKIVGHQHSECIIKTQTEKPIEQGPSTEKQPEVPQAPTPEKVHEVVMEPFDIAPTPEKVHEVVHVSNVDISSSSNISSTIKISKGKFSPL; this comes from the exons ATGGATACTGGTAATAAGATGAATTTAGACGGCGAGAATAAATCTTCTGAGACATATCAATCGGTAGTGGATCTGTCAAAATCTTATGAAGCTCAAATATCGATTAACTTGATAGATTCTCAAACAAATACAAG ACCTGAAAACCAGAGAACATCTAAAGCTATGGTGTGGGTTCATTTTCCAGGTTTGAGTTTAGAATATTGGGATGAAGAAACCTTATTCAAGTTAAGCAGAGCTCTGGGTGTTCCAGTTAAGGTGGATGATGCTACCTTAAATTATCAAAGCGGGTACTATGCAAGAGTTTTGGTAGAGATTGATTTAGCAAAAACAATACCAAATAAGCTTTGGATTATTACCAAGTATGGATGTTTCTCTCGAAGTGTTGTTCTAACTAATTTACCTAAATTTTGTTGGAAATGTAAAATTGTTGGTCATCAGCATTCTGAATGCATAATTAAAACTCAAACAGAGAAGCCTATTGAGCAAGGTCCTTCTACTGAGAAGCAACCAGAAGTTCCTCAAGCTCCAACTCCAGAGAAGGTTCATGAGGTGGTAATGGAACCATTTGATATAGCTCCAACTCCAGAGAAGGTTCATGAGGTGGTACATGTTTCAAATGTTGATATTTCATCATCAAGTAATATATCAAGTACAATTAAAATTTCTAAAGGAAAATTCAGTCCATTATAA